TTTCTCTTTTGTTGTGTGACAAGTTCATTTATCTCCAACACTACCCTCTTCTCTCAATCCTTCCACCATAGctgttgttttccttgtttgtttgaggACATCAACAGTTGTGATGGGAGTATCAGGAAGAGGGCAGGGTTTGAGATTGCTGTGTAATAACATCTGTAAGCTATTTTTATCAAACATTTCAATGTACAACTTGTAAATAACATGATCAGATTTTCAAAAGTAAAATGACAACTCACAAAATGATAAACTGTGTTATTTAATTTACAATATGTACATGTATGAGGTAAGAATGAATACTTTGCAGTAAATTGACAGGTATGGGTGAACCTGCAGTCTTTTGTATTCAAGTTATTTGTTCAGTCGACAGACTAGTTTGGGACAGAAAAAGTAGCACTATATCACTATATTACTGTATGTCACACTATAAAACTATAACATTATGTCACACTACATCACACTATATTACTCTATATTACATTGtcccaaaatatatatatatatatcacactCGCACTCTTGTGCGTGCCTGCATCGAAGGATAGTCAAAATGCAGGCGCTTTGGACAGTATTTCAGGAGGGCGTTATGGAAAACCTCAACGTttcctgaaaacacaaaaaccatAATTGACATTACAAACTATAAACCACATACTTTATGCAATAtttatcacagtgtgtgtgcatgacctGTTGAAGATTGTCATTGTGGAATAATGTATTTATGTCTTatgtataaaaactaaaaacgtAGATTAGTATGCATGCCAATGCTCCTCTTGTCTGTGGTGCTACATAACCACCCCATTTACTGTAAATCATTTTTACAGAAAGATTTCCTGAACACACAGTTACATCTTATTGCATTTTATTGGGCCTTTTCACTATCTTCCATCACATATATACATAGCCGTGTGCTTGAACAGCGTCATTTGCTCCAAATCTTGAAGGAGACGTCTGTTCATCACAACCTCATATAAGGCTTTGAACGCAGCTGAGTCTTCCAACAACCATCTCTTCTTCCTTTGCTCATCTGCTGACAAATCGGGGTGGTAGCATTTGTGCTCTTCTCCATTTTCCTCCCAGCGATGGACTCCACGGATATGATGGAGTGACTTCCATCGTCGAATCAACTCCTGACAATAACATTACCCCACAAGAAGAAATCATTGTAGCACTGATGTAACATTCCATATTAACTATCCACTGAATAAAATTAGAAACATTGTATGCCATAGACATGTCAGCAAATCAGTAATAACGTTTCATCATTTTAGGAATGAAGTACTGAAAATGAGGTACTGTATGGTCTAGGTCCGCAAGGAAAAGTGaaatgttgtagggctgtctgCAACGAGGTGTGATTGTGTTTACCTCTCCATCTCCTTTCGATGTGCTGCAGCACCACCACAAGTGATTGGTTACGCTCTTTATCGAAGGACCAATGTCTTTGCAGTACTTGCGTTTAGAGGCTTGGAccaatttcttttttattcctaAAATAAAAGGGGAAAAGGATTAGAAACGGACATTACAATTCAGAAatggcacacacagacaaattaTTTTCTATGGCTGTTctcagtgaaaacacagcacagcattATACTAAGTGACAGGCATTGTGCTATATGGGCACATACAATATTGTTATAAGTAGACCAACCTTTCGTTATATGCCAAGGATCAAACTGGTGGTCTATGTCTGGAAAAGTCTCTCTCAAAGTTTTccagatggatggatgtctgTCAGTGGTTACGACCTTTACATGGATCCCTTCATCCAAGAGCCTTTCCAGTCCTTTCCTGAAACCTAATGGCTCCATACCAACAGAACTTTTTGCTTGGGTCACCTTGGGGGAACAAGAAAAGTTTACGAGTTACTGGTGATTAcatttttgaaagagacttcGTAGCACaataactgttattttttttgtctattattgtgtttttcttacctGAATCAATTCAAAGAGTATGATTTCATTTGTGGAGTCATCCATGAAGGAGTAGGTCGAAGAGTATGATTTCATTTGTGGAGTCATCCATGAAGGAGTAGGTCGTGTATTTGCTTGAATGGCCCGGGCTATCACTTCTTCCAtctccacacacatgcaccaccTCACCATCCAGAGTCTGGCAGATGAGCCATGCAAAGATGGCATTCTCCTGCATCTTGTATGCTTCCTCAATGACAGGAATCAGGTAGCTAGACTGTATGTTATAATATGTGGTTTTCTTGGGCAGTTGAAGCCTCAAAACCGCTGCCCAATCAGCAATGTCAGTGTAAGTTGCACCAGTGAACAGcattgctgctgctgtaagcagatttttttcagcCATCCCACGGACATTTGGACATGACTCCCATTCTCCAGTGTGACTGTTGTTGCATTGCCATCTCACTTTGAGTCTGCTGCCAGATGATGCTAGGCTGTTGTCACACATTTCAGCTCCACAAATACTGCATCTTTGAAATAGTTCCATAAATCTGGACTCATTCACTATCCACTTCTTTTCCATCcatgttcttgttttttgtgGAACGCTGGATGTTCTTTCCGAGCTAGATCCCTTTTCTGAGGTGGAGGGGCTTGTAAAGGGGACAAAACTGGAATCAGCAGGGTCATCACCAGGCTCTGAAGTCATACTGATGTCCAAGGCAGATGACTGTGGAGTAATATCCATTTCATCTGTTTCCTTTTCACTAGTTTCCTGTGGTTGGCAAATCAACATGACAATATTTAGTCTCTCTACTCACTTGTATAGTTTTTCAGCACTGACTGTTTCTCACTGCATTTCTCAGAAAGGAGAATATACAAATATCTGCCTGTTCAATTACTGAATTTTCGGTGCTCTGGataattgctaaaaaaaaaaagcatgaaatataaatatgatgcaataaattgataaatttgtttttattgtcatggCTCCTAGGCTTGAAGCATATACTTACATGAAATAGTAGGCTTGTTCGTGCCCTGCCCAAAGCAGTCATTGTGGATGACGATGCAAT
The Epinephelus moara isolate mb chromosome 13, YSFRI_EMoa_1.0, whole genome shotgun sequence genome window above contains:
- the LOC126399957 gene encoding uncharacterized protein LOC126399957 codes for the protein MDDSTNEIILFELIQVTQAKSSVGMEPLGFRKGLERLLDEGIHVKVVTTDRHPSIWKTLRETFPDIDHQFDPWHITKGIKKKLVQASKRKYCKDIGPSIKSVTNHLWWCCSTSKGDGEELIRRWKSLHHIRGVHRWEENGEEHKCYHPDLSADEQRKKRWLLEDSAAFKALYEVVMNRRLLQDLEQMTLFKHTAMYICDGR